From one Sorangium aterium genomic stretch:
- a CDS encoding 3' terminal RNA ribose 2'-O-methyltransferase Hen1 — protein sequence MLLTLTTTHRPATDLGYLLVKNPAYTQSFPLSFGKAHVFYPEATEERCTAALLLDVDPVDLVRGRGAGEPGTLAQYVNDRPYVASSFLSVAIAQVFGSALGGKCRDRPELADAPIPLSATIEALPCRGGEALLRRLFEPLGYEIAAERLPLDETFPEWGQSAYLRVSLARTCRLRELLAHLYVLVPVLDDKKHYYVGDAEVDNLLAKGKGWLAEHPEREAIALRYLKHSRPLFRAALARLVADDEASPEEAEDEKAAPEDRGEARMSLDEARREAVVAALRRAEARSVLDLGCGEGKLLKRLVDERVFERVAGADVSMRSLEIARNRLRLDDLPDKQRRRIQLFQASVTYRDARFSGYDAATLVEVIEHVDLSRLGALTRSVFEHARPRVVLVTTPNAEYNALFEGLPRGALRHGDHRFEWTRAEFHAFCEGVAAAHGYAVEHLPIGPMDPSLGAPTQMAIFTREGGGGSAGGAGSTNGAGGGEAQGGGAGGAGGALAQATEVAS from the coding sequence ATGCTCCTCACGCTCACCACCACGCACAGGCCGGCGACCGATCTTGGCTACCTGCTCGTCAAGAACCCTGCGTACACGCAGTCGTTCCCGCTGTCGTTCGGCAAGGCGCACGTGTTCTATCCCGAGGCGACCGAGGAGCGGTGCACCGCGGCGCTGCTGCTCGACGTCGACCCCGTGGACCTCGTGCGCGGGCGCGGCGCGGGCGAGCCCGGGACGCTCGCGCAGTACGTGAACGACCGGCCCTACGTCGCCTCGTCGTTCCTCTCGGTGGCGATCGCGCAGGTCTTCGGCTCGGCGCTCGGCGGCAAGTGCCGCGACCGCCCGGAGCTCGCCGACGCGCCGATCCCGCTCTCCGCCACGATCGAGGCGCTGCCGTGCCGCGGCGGAGAGGCGCTGCTCCGGCGGCTCTTCGAGCCGCTGGGCTACGAGATCGCGGCCGAGCGCCTCCCGCTCGACGAGACGTTCCCGGAGTGGGGCCAGAGCGCGTACCTGCGCGTCTCGCTCGCGAGGACGTGCCGGCTCAGGGAGCTGCTCGCGCACCTCTACGTGCTCGTGCCCGTGCTCGACGACAAGAAGCACTACTACGTGGGCGACGCCGAGGTCGACAACCTCCTCGCCAAGGGCAAGGGGTGGCTCGCCGAGCACCCGGAGCGCGAGGCGATCGCGCTCCGCTACCTCAAGCACAGCCGGCCGCTCTTCCGGGCCGCGCTCGCGCGGCTCGTGGCCGACGACGAGGCGAGCCCCGAGGAGGCCGAGGACGAGAAGGCCGCGCCCGAGGACCGCGGCGAGGCGCGGATGAGCCTCGACGAGGCGCGGCGCGAGGCCGTGGTCGCGGCGCTCCGCCGGGCCGAGGCGAGGAGCGTGCTCGACCTCGGCTGCGGCGAGGGCAAGCTGCTGAAGCGCCTCGTCGACGAGCGCGTCTTCGAGCGCGTGGCGGGCGCCGACGTCTCGATGCGCAGCCTCGAGATCGCCAGGAACCGGCTGCGCCTCGACGACCTGCCCGACAAGCAGCGGCGGCGCATCCAGCTCTTCCAGGCGTCGGTCACCTACCGCGACGCGCGCTTCTCGGGCTACGACGCCGCGACCCTCGTCGAGGTCATCGAGCACGTGGACCTCTCGCGGCTCGGCGCGCTCACGCGCAGCGTCTTCGAGCACGCGCGGCCGCGCGTCGTCCTCGTGACCACCCCGAACGCCGAGTACAACGCGCTGTTCGAGGGGCTCCCGCGCGGCGCGCTCCGCCACGGCGACCACCGCTTCGAGTGGACGCGCGCCGAGTTCCACGCCTTCTGCGAGGGGGTCGCGGCCGCGCACGGCTACGCCGTCGAGCACCTGCCCATCGGCCCGATGGATCCCTCGCTCGGCGCGCCGACGCAGATGGCGATCTTCACGCGCGAGGGCGGCGGGGGCAGCGCGGGCGGCGCCGGCAGCACCAACGGCGCGGGCGGCGGAGAGGCCCAGGGCGGCGGCGCGGGCGGCGCGGGCGGCGCCCTCGCGCAGGCGACGGAGGTGGCGTCGTGA
- a CDS encoding sigma 54-interacting transcriptional regulator, which yields MTCRVRTTSGPPYPRNIVPSACWLARLYLRPRPGQHGIAPSRSAGEQPADRLAPSMSRSDDGTITAQPPADRLMLRSNKIRVEIVHGPDAGSVIELPGPEARVGSDAGCDLQLKDRKVSRQHLVLRIERDRIRVIDPGSRNGTTVDGVQVRDAYARPDSSITIGSSALRLRMLSTIVELPISTRDRFGGLLGRSVAMRRLFAVLERVAPTDTTLLIEGESGTGKELAARGVHEASTRADGPFVVFDCSTASSTLLESELFGHKKGAFTGALDDRVGMFEEADGGTLFLDELGELPPDLQPKLLRVLESGEVRRVGSNKPRRVDVRVIAATNRSLARAVDLGAFREDLYYRLAVVPIRLPPLRERLEDIPLLVRHLEQQLASRIPGAAPLSEHVVSLFGEQSWHGNVRELRNAVARALALGAPAPAGSEAQPPSGSGDSGGLDVRLDEPLLAGRSRVAREYEKAYMELALKQTGGNVSQAAELAGIGRKFAYTLIQRFGLRESVEGSSEPI from the coding sequence TTGACGTGTAGGGTAAGAACCACCTCTGGACCGCCCTACCCCCGAAATATTGTCCCCTCGGCATGCTGGCTGGCACGCTTGTACCTGCGCCCCCGCCCCGGCCAGCATGGCATCGCTCCGTCCAGGTCCGCCGGCGAACAACCGGCGGATCGGCTCGCTCCTTCCATGTCCCGCTCCGATGACGGCACCATCACCGCTCAGCCACCCGCAGACCGGCTGATGCTGCGCTCCAACAAGATCCGCGTGGAGATCGTCCACGGGCCCGACGCCGGGTCTGTCATCGAGCTCCCCGGTCCCGAGGCGAGGGTCGGAAGCGATGCCGGTTGCGATCTTCAGCTCAAGGACCGGAAGGTCAGCCGGCAGCACCTTGTTTTGCGCATCGAGCGGGACCGGATCCGCGTCATCGATCCCGGCAGCCGCAACGGGACGACCGTGGATGGCGTCCAGGTACGCGACGCCTACGCGCGGCCCGACTCGTCGATCACGATCGGGAGCTCGGCTCTACGGCTCCGGATGCTGAGCACGATCGTGGAGCTGCCGATATCCACGCGGGATCGATTCGGCGGCCTGCTCGGCAGGAGCGTCGCCATGCGCCGGCTCTTCGCGGTTCTGGAGCGCGTGGCGCCCACGGACACCACGCTGCTCATCGAAGGGGAGAGCGGCACCGGCAAAGAGCTCGCCGCGCGCGGAGTCCACGAGGCGAGCACGCGGGCGGACGGGCCGTTCGTCGTCTTCGATTGCTCGACGGCATCGTCGACGCTGCTCGAAAGCGAACTCTTCGGGCACAAGAAGGGCGCGTTCACCGGCGCCCTGGACGACCGCGTGGGGATGTTCGAGGAAGCCGACGGTGGCACGCTCTTCCTGGACGAGCTCGGGGAGCTCCCTCCAGATTTACAGCCCAAGCTGCTTCGAGTGCTGGAGAGCGGTGAGGTGCGGCGCGTCGGTTCGAACAAGCCGCGCCGCGTGGACGTGCGGGTGATCGCCGCAACAAACCGTTCGCTGGCCCGCGCGGTCGACCTGGGTGCATTCCGGGAGGATCTCTACTACCGCCTCGCCGTGGTGCCGATCCGCCTCCCCCCACTCCGCGAGCGGCTCGAAGACATCCCGCTCCTGGTGCGGCACCTGGAGCAGCAACTGGCCAGCCGTATCCCCGGCGCTGCGCCGCTCTCTGAGCACGTCGTCAGCCTGTTCGGCGAGCAGTCGTGGCATGGCAACGTAAGGGAGCTACGCAATGCGGTGGCGCGTGCTCTGGCGCTTGGCGCGCCGGCACCTGCCGGCTCGGAGGCGCAGCCGCCTTCGGGTTCCGGTGATTCTGGTGGGCTCGACGTGCGGCTCGACGAGCCGCTGCTCGCCGGCCGGAGCCGCGTCGCAAGGGAGTACGAGAAGGCCTATATGGAACTCGCGCTCAAGCAGACCGGGGGCAACGTGTCGCAGGCCGCGGAGCTGGCGGGGATCGGGAGGAAGTTCGCCTATACGCTGATCCAGCGGTTCGGGTTGCGCGAAAGCGTCGAAGGGTCGTCGGAGCCGATTTGA
- a CDS encoding iron-containing redox enzyme family protein, whose translation MATETTDWITTLDQEVAALVIRLDADPAARRLYDGTTTATEYIAFLEQIYHYVRWTRPLCAYAGARLAATCIGGPGEARGADGRAVLAALLLRKAEEESGHEQWALDDLAALGRDPEVVMRAEPAPATQAYIAWSRYTAEAGAPEAFLGTAYVLEALSAHRAGDAAARLVARAGILGIEGAVRFLRGHADADEGHVRELAELLATIPGPEAREAILLSARVTRTVYPDMIAGALAGAALLTAASPIMAVAKRAAPGRLSTAAPHKP comes from the coding sequence ATGGCAACCGAAACAACGGACTGGATCACCACCCTCGATCAAGAGGTCGCGGCCCTGGTCATCCGCCTGGACGCAGATCCTGCAGCCCGCCGGCTGTATGACGGCACCACGACAGCCACGGAGTACATAGCCTTCCTCGAGCAGATCTATCACTACGTGCGCTGGACCCGCCCTTTGTGTGCCTACGCCGGCGCGCGGCTCGCGGCCACGTGCATCGGAGGCCCGGGCGAGGCGCGTGGTGCGGACGGACGAGCCGTTCTCGCGGCCCTCCTGCTCCGCAAGGCGGAGGAGGAGTCCGGGCACGAGCAATGGGCCCTCGATGATCTCGCCGCCCTCGGGCGCGACCCGGAGGTGGTGATGCGCGCCGAGCCCGCGCCGGCGACACAGGCCTATATCGCCTGGAGCCGCTACACCGCCGAGGCGGGCGCGCCCGAGGCATTCCTGGGCACGGCGTATGTGCTGGAGGCGCTATCGGCCCACCGCGCTGGAGACGCCGCCGCGCGTCTTGTGGCACGCGCCGGGATCCTGGGCATCGAGGGCGCGGTGCGGTTCCTGCGGGGGCACGCCGACGCCGACGAGGGACATGTGCGTGAGCTCGCGGAGCTGCTCGCGACGATCCCCGGGCCGGAGGCGCGGGAGGCCATCCTCCTGTCGGCGCGGGTCACGCGGACGGTCTATCCGGACATGATTGCCGGCGCGCTGGCCGGCGCGGCCTTGCTGACCGCGGCCTCACCCATCATGGCGGTGGCGAAGCGGGCGGCGCCGGGCCGACTCAGCACCGCTGCGCCGCATAAGCCATGA
- a CDS encoding helix-turn-helix transcriptional regulator, with translation MRASIHLTAREQRITWELLEILHSSLDLHEVLRGAYGALCQLVPADHGALCVSLPGDPTAYDWAVADLPPELFAGYAELARHDFVRSAVIARPNVVLRDSEMLPRRSIEGSVMYRRSRELGMRLEQAMAVLLAVEPGWHGGITLYRDRRRPFSDRDRALLHRLAPSIAAATRSCRRFGDSVRRGDALEAALRREGIEVLVVAPPASVLARSAEAEALLERWFTAVERSAGALPVPLAGALGAAAAEPAAGAWAAPWVRRTSRGELRADFVPFVDRGRTFWVVELREAAVAAAPAAWRGRLTDRQVEVAERVMRGWDNALIAEDLGCAQATVKKHLQRVYDALGVPSRTALMAYAAQRC, from the coding sequence ATGCGAGCCTCCATTCACCTGACGGCGCGGGAGCAGCGGATCACGTGGGAACTCCTCGAAATCCTGCACAGCTCCTTGGATCTCCACGAAGTCCTGCGCGGGGCGTACGGCGCGCTCTGCCAGTTGGTGCCGGCGGATCACGGCGCGCTCTGCGTCTCGCTCCCCGGGGATCCTACGGCGTACGACTGGGCCGTCGCCGATCTGCCTCCGGAGCTCTTCGCGGGATACGCCGAGCTCGCGCGGCACGACTTCGTCCGGAGCGCGGTCATCGCGCGGCCGAACGTGGTGCTGCGCGACAGCGAGATGCTACCCCGCAGGTCCATCGAGGGCAGCGTGATGTACCGGCGCAGCCGGGAGCTCGGGATGCGATTGGAGCAGGCCATGGCGGTCCTGCTCGCGGTCGAGCCGGGCTGGCACGGCGGGATCACCCTCTACCGCGATCGACGTCGCCCGTTCTCGGACCGTGACCGGGCCCTCCTGCACCGCCTTGCCCCTTCTATCGCGGCCGCGACGCGAAGCTGCCGGCGCTTTGGAGATTCGGTGCGGCGCGGCGACGCGCTGGAGGCGGCGCTTCGCCGCGAGGGCATCGAGGTCCTGGTGGTCGCCCCGCCTGCGTCCGTGCTCGCGCGCAGCGCGGAGGCCGAGGCGCTGCTCGAGCGCTGGTTCACGGCTGTGGAGCGGAGCGCCGGTGCTCTCCCGGTACCGCTTGCTGGCGCGCTCGGTGCCGCCGCGGCAGAACCTGCTGCGGGCGCCTGGGCTGCCCCCTGGGTGCGACGCACATCGCGCGGCGAGCTGCGCGCCGACTTTGTGCCGTTCGTCGATCGGGGGCGGACGTTCTGGGTGGTCGAGCTGCGCGAGGCAGCGGTTGCAGCGGCTCCTGCTGCGTGGAGAGGACGCCTGACAGACCGGCAGGTCGAGGTGGCGGAGCGCGTGATGCGCGGCTGGGACAACGCGCTGATCGCCGAGGATCTCGGGTGCGCGCAAGCGACCGTCAAGAAGCACCTGCAGCGGGTCTACGACGCGCTGGGGGTGCCGAGCCGGACAGCGCTCATGGCTTATGCGGCGCAGCGGTGCTGA
- a CDS encoding serine hydrolase domain-containing protein — translation MKPISQWLTAAGLVTLAVPQTGCSGESPALPERDELREELERRLSDAAAAGFSGSVLVTVDGAEVLARGYGLADRDHDIPNVAGTAYDFGSVMKDLTATAIFKLEGDHKLAVTDSLATLFDDVPADKAEITLVQILQHRAGFDEYHDTEGDFEPMTRLEARQRIFAQELLFEPGSDEEYSNSGYTLLADVVETVSGRAFTDYVRDELFAPAHMQQSGFFGDPLWERVDTAIGYDASTFGENDPAGWPYTWSLVGNGGLVTTVSDLERWLVAVWKGEVLGPAAFESYEAHYLSGGAHDLEGKTVYAAAGAGDYGLGGVAIDCPAANTRVILGTNTYDVFDIEGFGLELGKLVLSAERGELSRAE, via the coding sequence ATGAAACCAATCTCGCAGTGGCTGACGGCAGCCGGCCTGGTCACGCTGGCTGTCCCACAAACTGGGTGCAGCGGGGAGTCGCCCGCACTTCCCGAGCGGGACGAGCTCCGCGAGGAGCTCGAGCGTCGCCTCTCGGACGCGGCCGCGGCCGGGTTCTCCGGGTCGGTGCTGGTCACGGTCGACGGGGCCGAGGTGCTCGCGCGCGGCTACGGCTTGGCGGATCGAGACCACGACATCCCCAATGTCGCCGGCACGGCGTACGACTTCGGCTCCGTGATGAAGGACCTGACCGCAACGGCCATCTTCAAGCTCGAAGGCGACCACAAGCTCGCCGTCACCGACTCGCTCGCGACCCTCTTCGATGACGTGCCGGCCGACAAGGCCGAGATCACGCTCGTTCAGATCCTCCAGCACCGCGCCGGGTTCGACGAGTACCACGACACGGAGGGTGACTTCGAGCCGATGACGCGGCTCGAAGCGCGCCAGCGGATCTTCGCGCAGGAGCTGCTGTTCGAGCCGGGGAGCGACGAGGAATACTCCAACTCCGGCTACACGCTGCTCGCCGACGTCGTGGAGACCGTCTCGGGGCGAGCGTTCACGGACTACGTGCGCGACGAGCTCTTCGCTCCCGCCCACATGCAACAGAGCGGGTTCTTCGGTGACCCGCTCTGGGAGCGGGTCGACACCGCGATCGGATACGACGCCTCGACCTTCGGGGAGAACGACCCCGCCGGATGGCCGTACACCTGGTCGCTCGTCGGCAATGGCGGGCTGGTGACGACCGTCTCCGACCTCGAGCGCTGGCTGGTCGCCGTCTGGAAGGGGGAGGTGCTCGGTCCGGCCGCGTTCGAGTCGTACGAGGCGCATTACCTCTCGGGCGGCGCCCACGACCTCGAGGGCAAGACGGTCTACGCCGCGGCCGGAGCCGGCGACTATGGCCTTGGAGGGGTCGCGATCGACTGCCCGGCGGCGAACACGCGCGTGATCCTCGGGACGAACACGTACGACGTGTTCGACATCGAGGGCTTCGGGCTCGAGCTGGGGAAGCTGGTCCTCTCGGCCGAGAGAGGCGAGCTCAGTCGGGCAGAGTGA
- a CDS encoding LytR/AlgR family response regulator transcription factor, translating to MKPLSALVVEDEWPARNFLVELLRDTGRFGTIAAVTNVEAAREALDRVELGIDAVFVDVRLVDRPGDTSGLDFARSLSDLASPPAVVLATALAHHALDGFEMGAVDYLLKPFTLDRVTTCVARLLERRRAPSPSAGEPRLVARHDNRLVFLDLDGMLAFQAAERLTSLHHVDGVFSVDLSLNALGATLGDRVLRVHRNWLVAPAHVHGLGRLDGELVLEVGPRLRVPVSRDRAREVRQRLLENTVGITLPD from the coding sequence ATGAAACCGCTCTCTGCTCTCGTCGTCGAGGACGAGTGGCCGGCGCGCAACTTCCTCGTGGAGCTGCTGCGCGATACCGGGAGATTCGGAACGATCGCCGCGGTGACGAACGTCGAGGCTGCTCGAGAGGCGCTCGATCGCGTCGAGCTCGGCATCGACGCCGTCTTCGTCGATGTCCGGCTCGTCGATCGCCCTGGAGACACGTCGGGCCTCGACTTCGCCCGCTCCCTCTCGGATCTCGCGAGCCCGCCGGCGGTGGTGCTCGCCACCGCGCTGGCGCATCACGCGCTCGATGGGTTCGAGATGGGCGCTGTCGACTATCTGCTCAAGCCGTTCACGCTCGACCGCGTCACCACGTGTGTGGCGCGGCTCCTCGAGCGACGCCGGGCGCCGTCCCCGAGCGCGGGAGAGCCGCGCCTGGTCGCGCGACACGACAACCGCCTGGTCTTCCTGGACCTCGACGGCATGCTGGCGTTTCAGGCGGCGGAGCGGCTCACCTCTCTCCACCACGTCGATGGCGTGTTCTCGGTGGACCTCTCGCTCAACGCGCTCGGGGCCACGCTGGGCGATCGTGTGCTTCGCGTGCACCGCAACTGGCTCGTCGCCCCGGCGCACGTGCACGGGCTCGGCCGGCTCGACGGGGAGCTGGTCCTCGAGGTCGGTCCACGGCTCCGCGTGCCCGTCTCGCGCGATCGCGCGCGAGAGGTCCGGCAGCGGCTCCTGGAGAACACCGTCGGCATCACTCTGCCCGACTGA
- a CDS encoding polynucleotide kinase-phosphatase → MSEQAPLIVPSLSLVVLVGASGSGKSTFARAHFKPTEILSSDHYRGVVSDDENDQAASAAAFEVLHFIAGKRLASGRLAVVDATNVQADARRPLVALAREHHVLPVAIVLDMPEKLCHARNAGRPDRQFGPHVVRGQSRELRRSLKELRREGFRYVHVLSSPEEVAAATIERQRLWTDRRDERGPFDIIGDVHGCFDELVELLEALGYKLEGLPDAPRASHPEGRRAIFLGDLVDRGPRSPDVLRLAMAMVESGAALCVPGNHDVKLLKKLRGRDVKPTHGLERTLEQLEAETDAFKAKAADFIDGLVSHYVLDDGNLAVAHAGVKEAFQGRGSGAVREFCLYGETTGETDEYGLPVRYNWASEYRGKAMVVYGHTPTTVAEWENRTICIDTGCVFGGALTALRYPERELVEVKARRVYYEPAKPLAPLAGEPKAGSRGQAYDVLDIDDVRGRRAIRTRVHGMVTIREENAAAALEAMSRFAVDPRWLIYLPPTMSPSETSKDGGLLEHPREAFAYFRQNGVGRVVCEEKHMGSRAVLVVCRDETARRRRFRLDEGPLGVCTTRTGRPFFSDEARSRELIDRVRAAMDRADLWAELRTDWVCLDAELLPWSAKAQDLLRGQYAAVGSSGRASLDATVRALEKAAARDESARVLLERHAARKAAMDGYVAAYRRYCWPVRSLADLRLAPFHLLASEGAVHAARDHGFHLRQLARLAEVDPAFFVETPHRVVDLSDPQSEAQAVAFWTEMVERGGEGMVVKSWEWVVRGPRGLVQPAIKCRGPEYLRIIYGPEYLMPQHLARLRSRSVSGKRALALREYALGLEALHRFVEGEPLHRVHECVFGVLALESEPIDPRL, encoded by the coding sequence GTGAGCGAGCAGGCCCCCCTCATCGTCCCTTCCCTCTCGCTGGTCGTGCTCGTCGGCGCGTCCGGCTCCGGCAAGAGCACGTTCGCGAGGGCGCACTTCAAGCCGACCGAGATCCTCTCGTCGGACCACTACCGCGGCGTCGTGTCCGACGACGAGAACGACCAGGCCGCCAGCGCGGCCGCCTTCGAGGTGCTGCACTTCATCGCGGGCAAGCGGCTCGCGTCGGGGCGGCTCGCCGTTGTCGACGCGACCAACGTGCAGGCGGACGCGCGCAGGCCGCTCGTCGCGCTCGCGCGCGAGCACCACGTGCTGCCGGTGGCCATCGTGCTCGACATGCCGGAGAAGCTCTGCCACGCGCGCAACGCCGGCCGGCCGGACCGGCAGTTCGGCCCCCACGTCGTGCGGGGCCAGAGCCGCGAGCTGCGCCGCTCGCTCAAGGAGCTCCGGCGCGAGGGCTTCCGCTACGTGCACGTGCTCTCCTCGCCCGAGGAGGTGGCGGCGGCCACGATCGAGCGGCAGCGCCTGTGGACCGACCGCCGCGACGAGCGCGGGCCGTTCGACATCATCGGCGACGTCCACGGCTGCTTCGACGAGCTGGTCGAGCTGCTCGAGGCGCTCGGCTACAAGCTGGAGGGGCTGCCGGACGCGCCGCGCGCGTCGCACCCCGAGGGCCGGCGCGCGATCTTCCTCGGCGACCTCGTGGACCGCGGGCCGCGCTCGCCCGACGTGCTGCGCCTCGCGATGGCGATGGTCGAGTCGGGCGCCGCGCTCTGCGTGCCCGGCAACCACGACGTGAAGCTGCTGAAGAAGCTGCGCGGGCGCGACGTGAAGCCGACGCACGGGCTCGAGCGGACGCTCGAGCAGCTCGAGGCGGAGACGGACGCGTTCAAGGCGAAGGCGGCGGACTTCATCGACGGGCTCGTCAGCCACTACGTGCTCGACGACGGCAACCTCGCGGTCGCGCACGCGGGGGTGAAGGAGGCGTTCCAGGGCCGTGGCTCGGGCGCGGTGCGCGAGTTCTGCCTGTACGGCGAGACCACGGGCGAGACCGACGAGTACGGCCTGCCCGTGCGGTACAACTGGGCCTCGGAGTACCGCGGCAAGGCGATGGTGGTCTACGGCCACACGCCGACGACGGTGGCCGAGTGGGAGAACCGCACGATCTGCATCGACACGGGGTGCGTGTTCGGCGGCGCGCTCACGGCGCTCCGCTACCCGGAGCGCGAGCTCGTCGAGGTCAAGGCGCGCCGCGTGTACTACGAGCCCGCGAAGCCGCTCGCGCCGCTCGCGGGCGAGCCGAAGGCCGGATCGCGCGGGCAGGCCTACGACGTGCTCGACATCGACGACGTGCGCGGCCGGCGCGCGATCCGGACGCGGGTGCACGGCATGGTGACGATCCGCGAGGAGAACGCGGCGGCGGCGCTCGAGGCGATGAGCCGCTTCGCCGTGGATCCTCGGTGGCTCATCTACCTGCCGCCGACGATGTCGCCGAGCGAGACGTCGAAGGACGGGGGCCTGCTCGAGCACCCGCGCGAGGCGTTCGCGTACTTCCGGCAGAACGGCGTGGGCCGCGTGGTCTGCGAGGAGAAGCACATGGGGTCGCGCGCGGTGCTCGTCGTGTGCCGCGACGAGACCGCGCGGCGGCGGCGGTTCCGCCTCGACGAGGGGCCGCTCGGCGTGTGCACGACGCGCACGGGCAGGCCGTTCTTCTCGGACGAGGCGCGGAGCCGGGAGCTCATCGACCGGGTGCGGGCGGCGATGGATCGGGCGGATCTGTGGGCCGAGCTGCGCACGGACTGGGTCTGCCTCGACGCGGAGCTCCTGCCCTGGTCGGCGAAGGCCCAGGATCTCCTGCGCGGCCAGTACGCCGCCGTCGGCTCGTCGGGCCGCGCGTCGCTCGACGCGACGGTGCGCGCGCTGGAGAAGGCCGCCGCGCGCGACGAGAGCGCGCGGGTGCTGCTCGAGCGCCACGCGGCCCGGAAGGCGGCGATGGACGGGTACGTGGCGGCCTACCGGCGCTACTGCTGGCCGGTGCGGTCGCTGGCGGACCTCCGCCTGGCGCCGTTCCACCTGCTCGCGAGCGAGGGCGCGGTGCACGCGGCGCGGGACCACGGCTTCCACCTGCGGCAGCTCGCGCGGCTCGCCGAGGTCGATCCGGCGTTCTTCGTGGAGACCCCGCACCGCGTGGTCGACCTCTCGGACCCGCAGAGCGAGGCGCAGGCGGTGGCCTTCTGGACGGAGATGGTCGAGCGCGGCGGCGAGGGCATGGTGGTGAAGTCGTGGGAGTGGGTGGTCCGCGGCCCGCGCGGGCTCGTCCAGCCGGCGATCAAGTGCCGCGGGCCGGAGTACCTGCGCATCATCTACGGGCCGGAGTACCTGATGCCGCAGCACCTCGCGCGGCTGCGGAGCCGCAGCGTGTCAGGGAAGCGCGCGCTCGCGCTGCGGGAGTACGCGCTCGGCCTGGAGGCGCTCCACCGCTTCGTGGAGGGCGAGCCGCTCCACCGCGTGCACGAGTGTGTGTTCGGGGTGCTGGCGCTGGAGAGCGAGCCGATCGATCCGCGGCTGTGA
- a CDS encoding sensor histidine kinase — protein sequence MAQEPASEGKAHVGKAVVITTAVLWLLGWIDQGSFEPWHGLGIAVWVAAVLGALTLVARRIGPQRAPIWRQLVVLAFTAGIASSIANTFFFLVATALPEVFPEGPRRPLVATAVVGFFDGDALFGFWALLIELPRQIGAERRLEHERRALRQEVELAHIRAALEPHFVLNTLNTIAGLVTEEPAEARTLIATLGDLLRDIMQGSRRSHHTVREEVSWLRGFARILESRHFGRLAFEWDVDASVEDCVLPVMLLQPLLENAVHHGALRRRERGRVVLQITGEAGHLRCAVEDEGPGFDLAAVPPEGRGLALVRRRVALESADASLRIDSKPGRTRLEVTLPRRTA from the coding sequence GTGGCGCAGGAGCCCGCAAGCGAGGGAAAGGCCCACGTCGGCAAGGCCGTGGTGATCACCACGGCCGTGCTCTGGCTCCTCGGCTGGATCGACCAGGGAAGCTTCGAACCCTGGCACGGGCTGGGCATCGCGGTGTGGGTGGCGGCGGTCCTCGGCGCGCTCACGCTGGTGGCGCGCCGCATCGGACCGCAGCGCGCGCCGATCTGGCGTCAGCTCGTCGTGCTCGCGTTCACCGCCGGGATCGCCAGCTCCATCGCCAACACCTTCTTCTTCCTCGTCGCCACGGCGCTTCCCGAGGTGTTTCCAGAGGGACCGCGACGGCCGCTCGTGGCCACCGCCGTCGTGGGCTTCTTCGACGGCGACGCCTTGTTCGGCTTCTGGGCCCTCCTGATCGAGCTGCCTCGACAGATCGGCGCCGAGCGGCGGCTCGAGCACGAGCGGCGCGCGCTGCGCCAGGAGGTCGAGCTCGCGCACATCCGCGCCGCGCTCGAGCCTCACTTCGTGTTGAACACGCTCAACACGATCGCCGGCCTGGTGACCGAAGAGCCGGCCGAGGCGCGCACCCTGATCGCGACGCTCGGGGACCTGCTGCGGGACATCATGCAGGGATCGCGGCGATCCCATCACACGGTCCGCGAGGAAGTGAGCTGGCTGCGGGGCTTCGCGCGCATCCTGGAGTCTCGGCACTTCGGGCGGCTCGCGTTCGAATGGGACGTGGACGCTTCGGTGGAGGACTGCGTGCTCCCGGTGATGCTTCTTCAGCCCCTGCTGGAGAACGCGGTGCACCACGGCGCGCTGCGCCGACGGGAGCGCGGCCGTGTCGTCCTGCAGATCACCGGGGAGGCAGGACACCTGCGCTGCGCCGTCGAGGACGAGGGTCCCGGCTTCGACCTGGCCGCTGTCCCGCCGGAGGGGCGAGGGCTCGCGCTGGTGCGGCGCCGCGTCGCCCTGGAATCGGCCGACGCGTCGCTGCGCATCGACTCGAAGCCCGGCCGGACGCGCCTGGAGGTCACGCTGCCCAGGAGGACCGCATGA